One window from the genome of Buchnera aphidicola (Macrosiphoniella sanborni) encodes:
- a CDS encoding ribose-phosphate pyrophosphokinase has product MPDMKLFSGNSIPKLAKYIANRLYINLGNAAVGRFSDGEISVQINENVRGSDVFIIQSTCSPTNDNIMELVVMVDALRRASAGRITAVIPYFGYARQDRRVRSARVPITAKVVADFLSSIGVDRVLTVDLHAEQIQGFFDVPVDNVFGSLILLEDMLQRELKNPIVVSPDIGGVIRARAIAKLLYDTDMAIIDKRRPRANISQIMHIIGDVANRDCILVDDMIDTGGTLCKAAEALKERGAKRVFAYATHPIFSGNASNNLKNSVIDEVVVCDTIPLSKTIESLKNVRTLTLAGMLAEAIRRISNEESISAMFEH; this is encoded by the coding sequence ATGCCAGATATGAAACTTTTTTCAGGAAATTCTATTCCAAAACTAGCAAAGTATATTGCCAATCGATTATATATTAATTTAGGAAATGCAGCTGTCGGTAGATTTAGTGATGGTGAAATCAGTGTTCAAATTAATGAAAATGTAAGAGGAAGCGATGTTTTTATTATTCAATCTACTTGTTCACCTACTAATGATAATATAATGGAGCTAGTTGTGATGGTAGATGCCTTAAGAAGAGCATCTGCTGGTAGAATTACTGCAGTAATACCTTACTTTGGATATGCTCGCCAAGATCGTCGTGTTAGATCAGCAAGAGTTCCTATAACAGCAAAAGTAGTAGCTGATTTTTTATCGAGTATTGGCGTCGATCGTGTATTAACAGTAGATTTACACGCTGAACAAATACAAGGATTTTTTGATGTACCTGTTGATAATGTATTTGGTAGTTTAATTCTTTTAGAAGATATGTTACAAAGAGAATTAAAAAATCCTATTGTTGTTTCTCCTGACATAGGTGGAGTTATTCGAGCTAGAGCAATTGCTAAATTACTATATGATACTGATATGGCAATTATTGATAAAAGAAGACCTCGAGCTAATATATCTCAAATCATGCATATTATTGGTGACGTGGCAAATCGTGATTGTATTTTAGTAGATGATATGATAGATACCGGAGGTACACTATGTAAAGCCGCAGAAGCTCTTAAAGAAAGAGGTGCTAAAAGAGTATTTGCATATGCAACTCATCCTATTTTTTCTGGAAATGCTTCAAATAATTTAAAAAATTCTGTGATTGATGAAGTAGTAGTATGTGATACTATTCCTCTATCTAAAACAATTGAATCATTAAAAAATGTACGTACATTAACATTAGCAGGTATGCTAGCAGAAGCAATCAGACGTATTAGTAACGAAGAATCAATTTCTGCTATGTTTGAACATTAA
- the ispE gene encoding 4-(cytidine 5'-diphospho)-2-C-methyl-D-erythritol kinase, which yields MKIKKIYTWPSPAKINLFLYITGIRKDKYHNIQTLFQFINYGDTLKIVPNKTGSIKLFTQEKYLLNKQNSIITAAKLLKKKGLIYKRIFNTYNGAKIFLKKKIPIGSGLGGGSSNAATTLIVLNKLWNTQFTLQELSLFGLEIGSDVPGFIMGHTAIIEGIGDILYPIKKKEKWYVVVYPYIHISTKKMFLNPLLTKYHSKKSIQELLNAPFNNDFEDIAKKTFIKIKKLLAILSSYAHFRMTGTGSCIFSEFNDKNSAEKIFKLIPKNMKSFVAKSLNISPLHEMIYKE from the coding sequence ATGAAAATTAAAAAAATCTATACATGGCCTTCACCTGCAAAAATTAATCTATTTTTATATATAACAGGTATACGTAAAGATAAATATCATAATATACAAACATTATTTCAATTTATTAATTATGGTGATACATTAAAAATTGTGCCTAATAAAACAGGTTCTATCAAATTATTTACTCAAGAAAAATATCTTTTAAATAAACAAAATAGCATTATTACTGCAGCTAAATTATTAAAAAAGAAAGGATTGATTTATAAAAGAATATTTAACACTTATAATGGAGCAAAAATATTCTTAAAAAAAAAAATACCTATAGGCAGCGGATTAGGAGGTGGATCTTCTAATGCAGCAACTACATTAATTGTGTTAAATAAATTATGGAACACACAATTTACTTTACAAGAACTATCTTTATTTGGTCTTGAAATAGGATCAGATGTACCCGGTTTCATTATGGGACATACTGCAATTATTGAAGGAATAGGAGATATATTATATCCTATAAAAAAAAAAGAAAAATGGTATGTAGTTGTATATCCTTATATTCATATCTCAACAAAAAAAATGTTTTTAAACCCTTTATTGACGAAATATCACTCAAAAAAATCTATTCAAGAATTATTAAATGCACCTTTTAACAATGATTTTGAAGATATAGCAAAAAAAACATTTATCAAAATTAAAAAATTACTTGCAATATTATCCTCATATGCTCATTTTCGTATGACTGGTACAGGGTCTTGTATATTTTCTGAATTTAATGATAAAAACTCTGCAGAAAAAATTTTTAAATTAATACCTAAAAACATGAAAAGCTTTGTAGCAAAAAGTCTTAATATATCACCATTACATGAAATGATTTACAAAGAATAA
- the prfA gene encoding peptide chain release factor 1 — MNNSILNKLKSLRNRYQEIECMLTQKDVIANREHFKVLSKEYLTLSKIMKIFMKWEKLKSDIKNIKILLNDIEMQEIAKEELYLLHKEKEILEKEINILLLPEDPNDQHSCFIEIRSATGGNESAIFAGELFRMYTRYAEIYSWKTEVMYTSDSEKGGFKEIILKITGKGACGRLKFESGGHRVQRVPETESQGRIHTSTCTVAVMPVIPEAKKEEINLSDLKIDTFRSSGAGGQHVNTTDSAIRITHLPTGQVVECQDERSQHKNKAKALSILSARIYANQLEKTHQESSSMRRILLGSGERSDRNRTYNFPQNRITDHRINLTIYKLDEVLQGKLDFLIEPIRQEYQADMLSSLSK, encoded by the coding sequence ATGAATAATTCTATTTTAAATAAATTAAAATCTTTACGCAATCGTTATCAAGAAATTGAATGTATGCTTACACAGAAAGATGTTATTGCAAATAGAGAACATTTTAAAGTTTTATCTAAAGAATATTTAACATTATCTAAAATTATGAAAATTTTTATGAAATGGGAAAAATTAAAAAGTGATATTAAAAATATTAAAATCTTATTAAATGATATTGAAATGCAAGAGATTGCTAAAGAAGAATTATATTTATTACATAAAGAAAAAGAGATATTAGAGAAAGAAATTAATATATTATTATTACCTGAAGATCCTAATGATCAACATAGTTGTTTTATTGAAATTAGATCAGCAACCGGTGGGAATGAATCAGCAATTTTTGCTGGAGAATTATTTAGAATGTATACTCGATATGCTGAAATATATTCTTGGAAAACAGAAGTGATGTATACTAGTGATAGTGAAAAGGGAGGGTTTAAAGAAATTATTTTAAAAATCACAGGAAAAGGTGCGTGTGGACGTTTAAAATTTGAGTCAGGTGGTCATCGTGTACAAAGAGTTCCAGAAACTGAATCACAAGGAAGAATACATACCTCGACTTGTACTGTAGCTGTAATGCCTGTAATTCCTGAAGCTAAAAAAGAAGAAATCAATTTATCTGATTTGAAAATTGATACTTTTAGATCATCAGGTGCAGGAGGACAACATGTTAATACCACTGATTCTGCTATTCGAATTACTCATCTTCCTACTGGACAAGTTGTAGAATGTCAAGATGAACGTTCACAACATAAAAATAAAGCTAAAGCGTTATCTATTTTGTCTGCTCGGATTTATGCAAATCAATTAGAGAAAACGCATCAAGAAAGTTCTTCTATGAGAAGAATATTATTAGGTAGTGGAGAAAGATCAGATAGAAATAGAACATATAATTTTCCTCAAAATAGAATTACTGATCATCGAATTAATTTAACTATCTATAAATTAGATGAAGTTCTACAAGGTAAATTAGATTTTCTTATTGAACCTATACGTCAAGAATATCAAGCAGATATGTTATCTTCTTTATCTAAATAA
- the prmC gene encoding peptide chain release factor N(5)-glutamine methyltransferase, whose protein sequence is MNIKHWINHTIKKLYFSENPQYEARLLLSYVSEYDYSFIMKSDDILLTRKQHKLLNSLINRRSLGEPIAYIIEEKEFWSLSLRVSCDTLIPRPDTEILVEQALSKIQNNFSILDLGTGSGAIALALASMCSDCEIIGVDKSKKALKIACINAFKLNFKNVFFHYSNWFSNINKKFNIIISNPPYISTKEIKLLKKDIFFEPFNALIADQDGLSEIKKIIKKARYYLFFGGWLLIEHGWKQKLSVQNLFKKYNFSEVQSYQDYGGNDRVTIGKNIIK, encoded by the coding sequence ATGAATATTAAACATTGGATAAATCATACTATTAAAAAACTATATTTTTCCGAAAATCCACAATATGAAGCTAGATTATTACTGTCTTATGTTTCTGAGTATGATTATAGTTTTATTATGAAATCAGATGACATCTTGTTAACTAGAAAACAACATAAACTATTAAATAGTTTAATTAATCGTAGATCTTTAGGAGAACCAATAGCTTATATAATCGAAGAAAAAGAATTTTGGTCTTTGTCTTTACGTGTTTCATGTGATACTCTTATCCCTAGACCTGATACAGAAATTTTAGTAGAACAAGCATTATCTAAAATTCAAAATAATTTTTCAATTCTTGATTTAGGTACTGGATCCGGAGCAATTGCTTTAGCATTAGCAAGTATGTGTTCTGATTGTGAAATTATTGGTGTTGATAAATCAAAAAAAGCACTCAAAATAGCATGTATTAACGCATTTAAATTAAATTTTAAAAATGTTTTTTTTCATTATAGCAATTGGTTTTCAAATATTAATAAAAAATTTAATATTATTATAAGTAATCCACCATATATTAGTACAAAAGAAATAAAACTTTTAAAAAAAGATATTTTTTTTGAACCATTTAATGCTTTGATAGCTGATCAAGATGGTTTATCTGAAATTAAAAAAATTATAAAAAAAGCAAGATATTATTTATTTTTTGGAGGTTGGTTATTAATAGAACATGGATGGAAACAGAAATTATCAGTACAAAATTTATTCAAAAAATATAATTTTTCTGAAGTGCAATCTTATCAAGATTATGGAGGAAATGATCGTGTAACTATTGGAAAAAATATAATAAAATAA
- the sirB1 gene encoding invasion regulator SirB1, with product MKSLSNIDFSKLSLFDSIIIASQVIRKDFPANCVLSELKSKIKEAKSYISSENQPNKQLKKLLELFYVHWNFGGASGIYKLSDVMWIDNVLKTRQGTAVSLGVLFLHIAQELNLPLNPVVFPTQLILRADWINEKKWLINPFNGDILDKHTLEVWLKGNISPTAELYENDLYKSESITVIRKMLDILKAALMEEKKMELALNVTNLLLHIDPNDPYEIRDRGLIYAHLECNHVALTDLIYFVEHCPEDPISEIIKIQIHSIEQKKVILH from the coding sequence ATGAAATCTCTTTCTAATATTGATTTTTCTAAATTATCACTTTTTGATTCTATTATTATTGCTTCTCAGGTTATTCGAAAAGATTTTCCTGCAAACTGTGTTCTATCTGAATTAAAAAGTAAAATAAAAGAAGCTAAATCTTATATATCATCAGAAAATCAACCTAATAAACAATTAAAAAAATTATTAGAATTGTTTTATGTTCATTGGAATTTTGGTGGAGCTAGTGGTATTTATAAACTTTCTGATGTAATGTGGATTGATAATGTATTAAAGACACGTCAAGGAACAGCAGTGTCTTTAGGAGTTCTTTTTTTACACATTGCTCAAGAATTAAATTTGCCATTAAATCCTGTTGTTTTTCCAACTCAACTTATTTTAAGAGCAGATTGGATTAATGAGAAGAAATGGCTCATTAATCCTTTTAATGGAGATATTTTAGATAAACATACATTAGAAGTATGGTTAAAAGGTAATATTAGCCCAACAGCAGAATTGTATGAAAATGATTTATATAAATCGGAATCTATTACAGTTATACGTAAAATGTTAGATATATTAAAAGCTGCACTGATGGAAGAAAAAAAAATGGAATTAGCATTAAATGTTACAAATTTACTATTACATATTGATCCGAATGATCCATATGAAATTCGCGATCGTGGATTAATATACGCTCATTTAGAATGTAATCATGTTGCTTTAACAGATTTAATTTATTTTGTAGAACATTGTCCAGAAGATCCAATTAGTGAAATTATTAAAATTCAAATTCACTCTATAGAACAAAAAAAAGTTATATTGCATTAA
- the nadE gene encoding ammonia-dependent NAD(+) synthetase, with amino-acid sequence MLQKKIIKLMKVKSVIIPKIEIQNCINFLKKYLLQNLSLKSLIVGISGGQDSTLTAKLCQMTIQELRHETNNTYYKFIALRMPYGIQSDEQDCQDAIHFIKPDQIFNINIKQAVLRSEKSLQKSGIIISDYVRGNEKARERMKVQYSVSAMYNGLVVGTGNAAEHLTGFFTKFGDGGTDINPIYHLNKRQGRLLLKELNSPKHLYSKKPMADLEDNYPQQDDESILGVTYNVIDSYLEGKKIDSHKQKIIETLYFKTLHKRNLPITQ; translated from the coding sequence ATGTTACAAAAAAAAATTATAAAATTAATGAAAGTAAAATCAGTAATTATTCCAAAAATTGAAATTCAAAATTGTATTAATTTTCTAAAAAAATATCTATTGCAAAATCTTTCTCTAAAATCTTTAATAGTAGGTATTAGTGGAGGTCAAGATTCCACATTAACAGCAAAATTATGTCAAATGACTATTCAAGAGTTAAGACATGAAACAAACAACACTTATTATAAATTTATCGCATTAAGAATGCCATATGGAATTCAATCTGATGAACAAGATTGTCAAGATGCTATTCATTTCATAAAACCAGATCAAATTTTTAACATTAACATCAAACAAGCAGTTTTAAGAAGTGAAAAATCTTTACAAAAATCAGGAATTATAATTTCAGATTATGTACGAGGTAATGAAAAAGCTCGAGAAAGAATGAAAGTACAATATAGTGTTTCTGCTATGTATAATGGTCTAGTCGTTGGAACAGGAAACGCAGCAGAACATCTTACTGGATTTTTTACAAAATTTGGTGATGGTGGAACAGACATTAATCCAATTTATCATTTAAATAAAAGACAAGGTCGATTATTATTAAAAGAATTAAATTCTCCTAAACATTTATATTCTAAAAAGCCTATGGCTGACTTAGAAGATAATTATCCTCAACAAGATGATGAATCTATTTTAGGTGTTACATATAATGTCATTGATTCTTATTTAGAAGGAAAAAAAATAGATTCACACAAACAAAAAATAATTGAAACATTATACTTTAAGACATTACATAAACGTAATTTACCAATTACACAATAA
- a CDS encoding acetate kinase, protein MDNKLNNLILVLNCGSSSIKFAILDPKNEKKYLSGIVECLFLSETYIKWCCLEKKYYKKIGSNMNHEDALNFIIDEVLLKQKNIFNNIIGIGHRVVHGGNEIKKSSLINDYVITCIKKYICFAPLHNPANLIGIQTVIKKYPILSDKNVAVFDTSFYQNMPESSFLYAIPYNFYKKYQIRRYGAHGISHKYVSYKISVILNKKFDSLNLITCHLGNGCSIAAICNGVCVDTSMGLTPLEGLVMGTRSGDIDPAIIFFMYKQLNMSIDEIEMILNKKSGLLGLSGVSSDFRYFEKQYHLTEKAKRSVQVFCHRLSKYIASYMSLMENRLDAVIFTGGIGENVSLIRELVFSKLFLLGFKINSKLNCSTVGGKSGLITESSSHPVFVIATDEELAIAKETIKIINKK, encoded by the coding sequence GTGGATAATAAATTGAATAATTTAATTTTAGTTTTAAATTGTGGTAGTTCTTCTATAAAATTTGCAATATTAGATCCTAAAAATGAAAAAAAATATTTATCTGGTATTGTAGAATGTTTATTTTTATCAGAAACATATATTAAATGGTGTTGTTTAGAAAAAAAATATTATAAAAAAATAGGTTCAAATATGAACCATGAAGATGCTTTAAATTTTATTATAGATGAAGTTTTATTAAAACAAAAAAATATTTTTAATAATATAATAGGGATAGGACATAGAGTAGTACATGGAGGTAATGAAATTAAAAAATCTAGTTTAATTAATGACTATGTCATAACTTGTATTAAAAAATATATTTGTTTTGCGCCATTACATAATCCAGCAAATTTAATTGGAATTCAAACAGTTATAAAAAAATATCCTATTTTATCAGATAAAAATGTAGCAGTTTTTGATACATCTTTTTATCAAAATATGCCTGAAAGTTCTTTTTTGTATGCCATACCATACAACTTTTATAAAAAATATCAAATTAGACGTTATGGTGCGCATGGTATCAGTCATAAGTATGTTTCTTATAAAATTTCTGTTATTTTAAATAAAAAATTTGATTCTTTAAACTTAATTACATGTCATTTAGGTAACGGATGTTCAATTGCAGCTATTTGTAATGGAGTATGTGTCGATACTTCTATGGGATTAACACCTTTAGAAGGTTTAGTTATGGGTACACGAAGTGGAGATATAGATCCTGCAATTATTTTTTTTATGTATAAACAACTTAATATGAGTATAGATGAAATTGAAATGATTTTAAATAAAAAATCAGGTTTATTAGGTTTAAGTGGTGTTAGTAGTGATTTTCGTTATTTCGAGAAACAATATCATTTAACAGAAAAAGCAAAAAGATCTGTTCAAGTTTTTTGTCATCGTTTATCTAAATATATTGCAAGTTATATGAGTTTAATGGAAAATCGTTTAGATGCAGTAATTTTTACTGGTGGTATTGGAGAAAACGTATCTTTAATTCGAGAATTAGTTTTTTCTAAACTTTTTTTATTAGGTTTTAAAATTAATTCTAAACTTAATTGTTCTACTGTAGGAGGAAAATCAGGATTGATTACTGAATCCTCTTCTCATCCAGTATTTGTGATTGCAACAGATGAAGAATTAGCAATAGCTAAAGAAACTATTAAGATAATTAATAAAAAATAG
- the pta gene encoding phosphate acetyltransferase — protein sequence MSRIIMLIPLDQDVGLTTISLSIVYFFYKQRINKQSSQSILYFSCIKNQLDHTTLIIKKYFSKFIHILDDIDFSKSFFDSPEYISLFNQVMEICYKKKKIHELILIKGIKKNQNINSAKINYDLSQNLDAEIIFIANLNNNSKQCIKNKEEEIHFFLRQYRYKNVLGIIFNKINNPFFLERTNSLIKKLMILKEFNKTTKQIEISKKNFTDDFLSVIACIPWNRNIIQINILDIFYFLNIEYIYLIKNKNHIIEEIIIFDESSENMLKKKYLNTLVIVSFSRIDNFINIIKLLDLKNNNICCVIFTGAFDSKKNIILLCRLLIKKSISVFFTKKYTIDILSKLQNFNYNITFKDDLYIKKLQKFISSFFDFSNIFFINKNNNYIKTYSPKEFCYRLKILSQKKNKRIILPESYDVRILRAVSICNTDNIAQCVLLGDSQKIYQIACNNNINLHKNVEIINPSLIKRKYVSRLLEIRKDKSLDQLTAEKQIENNIFLATLILEANQVDGLVAGAINKTSDTIRPALQIIKTHPNNFLVSSIFFMLLPNTVLIYSDCGINIDPNSEELAEIAIQSAESSKIFGIEPRIAMLSYSTGYSGSGSQVEKIRKATKIVKNKRPDLIIDGPIQYDAAISESIRKLKAPYSPIVGSANVFIFPDLNSGNIAYKAVQRSANIMSIGPILQGLRKPVNDLSRGASVEEIIYTIALTSIQSE from the coding sequence ATGTCGCGTATTATAATGTTAATTCCTTTAGATCAAGATGTTGGTTTAACTACAATAAGTTTAAGTATTGTTTATTTTTTTTATAAACAACGAATCAATAAACAATCTTCTCAATCTATATTATATTTCTCTTGCATAAAAAATCAATTAGATCACACTACATTAATTATTAAAAAATATTTTTCTAAATTTATTCATATATTGGATGATATAGATTTTTCAAAGTCTTTTTTTGATTCTCCAGAATATATATCTTTATTTAATCAAGTGATGGAAATATGTTATAAAAAAAAAAAAATACATGAATTAATTTTAATTAAAGGTATAAAGAAGAATCAGAATATTAATTCTGCAAAAATTAATTATGATCTTTCTCAAAATCTTGATGCAGAAATAATATTTATAGCTAATTTAAATAATAATTCTAAACAATGTATTAAAAACAAAGAAGAAGAAATACATTTTTTTTTAAGACAGTACCGATATAAAAATGTTTTAGGTATTATTTTTAATAAAATTAACAACCCTTTTTTTTTAGAAAGAACAAATTCTCTTATAAAGAAACTAATGATTTTAAAAGAATTTAATAAAACAACAAAGCAGATAGAAATTTCAAAAAAAAATTTTACAGATGATTTTCTTTCGGTGATAGCTTGTATTCCTTGGAATAGAAATATTATACAAATCAATATTTTAGATATTTTTTATTTTTTAAATATAGAATATATTTATTTAATAAAAAATAAAAATCATATTATAGAAGAAATAATTATATTTGATGAAAGTAGTGAAAATATGTTAAAAAAAAAGTATTTAAATACTTTAGTAATTGTTTCTTTTAGTCGTATAGATAATTTTATAAACATTATAAAATTATTAGATCTCAAAAATAATAATATTTGTTGCGTAATATTCACGGGAGCGTTTGACTCAAAAAAAAATATTATTCTTTTATGCAGGTTATTAATTAAAAAATCTATTTCTGTTTTTTTTACAAAAAAATATACAATAGATATATTATCTAAATTACAAAATTTTAATTATAATATTACTTTCAAAGATGATCTTTATATTAAAAAATTACAAAAATTTATTTCTAGTTTTTTTGATTTTTCTAATATTTTTTTTATAAATAAAAATAATAATTATATCAAGACATATTCACCAAAAGAATTTTGTTATCGTTTAAAAATTCTATCACAGAAAAAAAATAAACGTATTATATTACCAGAATCATATGATGTTCGAATTTTAAGAGCAGTTTCAATATGTAATACAGATAATATTGCACAATGTGTATTATTAGGAGATTCTCAAAAAATTTATCAAATAGCATGTAATAATAATATTAATTTACATAAAAATGTTGAAATTATTAATCCTTCTCTTATAAAAAGAAAATATGTTTCACGTCTTTTAGAAATTCGAAAAGATAAAAGTTTGGATCAATTAACTGCTGAGAAACAAATAGAAAATAATATTTTTTTAGCAACTTTAATATTAGAAGCTAATCAAGTAGACGGATTAGTTGCTGGGGCAATTAATAAAACATCAGATACTATACGTCCAGCATTACAGATTATTAAAACACATCCTAATAATTTTTTAGTATCATCTATTTTTTTTATGTTATTACCAAATACAGTTTTAATTTATAGTGATTGCGGTATTAACATAGATCCTAATTCAGAAGAATTAGCAGAAATAGCAATTCAATCAGCGGAGTCATCAAAAATATTTGGAATAGAACCACGTATTGCTATGTTATCTTATTCAACTGGTTATTCTGGAAGTGGGTCTCAAGTTGAAAAAATAAGAAAAGCTACTAAGATTGTTAAAAATAAAAGACCTGATTTAATTATTGATGGTCCTATTCAATATGATGCTGCTATTTCAGAATCAATTCGTAAATTAAAAGCACCATATTCACCGATCGTAGGATCGGCGAATGTATTTATTTTTCCGGATTTAAATTCTGGGAACATAGCTTATAAAGCTGTGCAACGTTCTGCAAATATAATGTCTATTGGTCCAATATTACAGGGATTAAGAAAACCAGTAAATGATTTATCACGAGGTGCTTCAGTAGAAGAGATAATTTATACTATTGCATTAACATCAATTCAATCTGAATAA
- the yfaE gene encoding class I ribonucleotide reductase maintenance protein YfaE has translation MKNAIIKIINVQKKIIYKDNISLLSVLQINKVYIEYQCCSGYCGICRIELIKGKVFYLIKQPMAALLKKKDILPCCCKPYGDIIIKI, from the coding sequence ATGAAAAATGCTATTATTAAAATAATAAATGTTCAAAAAAAAATTATTTATAAAGACAATATTTCACTATTATCTGTATTACAAATAAATAAAGTTTATATAGAATATCAATGTTGTTCTGGATATTGTGGTATATGCAGAATTGAATTAATCAAAGGAAAAGTATTTTATTTAATAAAACAGCCAATGGCTGCTTTATTAAAAAAAAAAGACATACTTCCATGTTGTTGTAAACCATATGGCGATATTATAATTAAAATTTAA
- the nrdB gene encoding class Ia ribonucleoside-diphosphate reductase subunit beta, giving the protein MSYTIFSKKKNDQLKEPMFFGQPVNIARYDQQKYNIFEQLIEKQLSFFWRPEEVDLSRDRIDFQNLPDHEKHIFISNLKYQTLLDSIQGRSPNIAFLPIISIPELETWIETWSFSETIHSRSYTYIIRNIFNSPSLIFEDIISNKHINNRAQNISIYYDELIELTSYWHLLGEGIHMINQKKIDINLKSLKKKLYLCLISVNVLEAIRFYVSFACSFAFAEREIMEGNAKIIRLIARDEALHLTGTQHILNILSNIEHDKDMKNIILESKKEAINIFLIASQQEKQWAEYLFKNGSMLGLNKDILFQYIEYITNIRIQSLGFSPLFQKKSNPIPWINDWLTSDYIQNAPQETEISSYLVGQIDSEISDHEFKKFQL; this is encoded by the coding sequence ATGTCTTATACAATTTTTTCAAAAAAAAAAAATGATCAACTTAAAGAACCAATGTTTTTTGGACAACCTGTCAATATTGCACGATATGATCAACAAAAATACAACATATTTGAACAATTAATTGAAAAACAATTATCATTTTTTTGGAGACCTGAAGAAGTAGATCTTTCTCGTGATCGAATCGATTTTCAAAACTTACCTGATCATGAAAAACATATTTTTATTAGTAATTTAAAATATCAAACATTACTTGATTCAATTCAAGGGAGGAGTCCAAACATCGCCTTTTTACCAATTATTTCTATTCCTGAACTAGAAACATGGATTGAAACATGGTCTTTTTCAGAAACTATTCATTCACGTTCTTATACATATATTATTAGAAATATTTTTAATTCTCCTTCTTTGATATTTGAAGATATTATTTCAAATAAACATATTAATAATCGCGCACAAAATATTTCTATTTATTATGATGAATTAATCGAACTCACTAGTTATTGGCATTTATTAGGTGAAGGTATTCATATGATTAATCAAAAGAAAATTGATATAAATTTAAAGTCTTTAAAAAAAAAACTATATCTATGTTTAATTAGCGTTAATGTTTTAGAAGCCATTAGATTCTATGTTAGTTTTGCATGCTCATTTGCATTTGCAGAAAGAGAAATTATGGAAGGTAATGCAAAAATTATTAGATTAATAGCACGTGATGAAGCATTACATTTAACGGGGACACAACACATATTAAACATCTTAAGTAATATAGAACATGATAAAGATATGAAAAATATAATTTTAGAGTCTAAAAAAGAAGCAATTAATATATTTCTTATAGCTTCGCAACAAGAAAAACAATGGGCTGAATATCTATTTAAAAATGGTTCTATGCTTGGATTAAATAAAGATATTTTATTTCAGTATATAGAATATATTACTAATATTCGTATTCAATCTCTTGGTTTTTCTCCTCTTTTTCAAAAAAAATCTAACCCTATTCCTTGGATTAACGATTGGTTAACTTCTGATTATATACAAAACGCACCTCAAGAAACAGAAATTAGTTCATATTTAGTCGGTCAAATTGATTCAGAGATATCTGATCATGAATTTAAAAAATTTCAATTATAA